The following proteins are encoded in a genomic region of Candidatus Polarisedimenticolaceae bacterium:
- a CDS encoding tetratricopeptide repeat protein: protein MPRARTLATIFAAVTHTAYAIVAWMTDPLAVHLMHDAARYDAWAKAIVAGQVFEPGPFSQAPVYPYLLAEAYRLFGASPFAMILLQVALGVTSVWLVGKAAARAFGEEAGAWAAWLLAGCGVLAFFETKLLPTALVVCLVAVVIVLVQRADASDRPRTWIPAGVALGVLVVANAASLLLLAATIAWIAFGRQRVVRAALCLGCAALLILPVAIHNRRASGSWILVTDNGGVTFWQGNNPVATGVYSTPEGFSGAIAAQRAESAALASAAEGRDLGAAEVSSHWLREGVKFLASDIPHAAWLVGRKALLAVASTEQPLEYSPRLDANPLRFVVLVPFAVLIALAVAGIGPAWRQRAAHPALLTIGTTFATLLIFFVASRYRMPMVPALAIVGGAGAVALRRRAPAAIVTAVCIASLSFLWFPLSERALARAQDAMSLSDLGTALRETGRLDDAVATYRRAISMAPDTPYSHLDLGKAMARAGRFDEAAAETREAIRLAPEIGEAHFDLGVLQFRANDLQGAAQSFGEAFRLSPTDADAGDNLAGTLLKLGRAEEARAIVLQMRTRGLAVDPPLLRLVGK, encoded by the coding sequence ATGCCGCGAGCGCGCACCCTCGCCACGATCTTCGCCGCGGTCACGCACACGGCTTACGCGATCGTCGCGTGGATGACCGATCCGCTCGCGGTTCATCTCATGCACGATGCCGCGCGCTACGACGCGTGGGCGAAGGCGATCGTCGCGGGACAGGTCTTCGAGCCGGGACCGTTCTCGCAGGCACCGGTCTATCCGTATCTCCTCGCGGAAGCCTACAGGCTCTTCGGCGCGAGTCCGTTCGCGATGATCCTCCTCCAAGTGGCGCTCGGGGTCACGTCGGTCTGGCTCGTCGGAAAGGCCGCAGCGCGCGCCTTCGGCGAGGAGGCCGGCGCATGGGCGGCGTGGCTGCTCGCCGGGTGCGGAGTTCTCGCGTTCTTCGAGACGAAGCTCCTCCCGACGGCGCTCGTCGTCTGTCTCGTCGCGGTCGTCATCGTCCTCGTTCAACGGGCCGACGCCTCCGACCGTCCGCGCACGTGGATTCCCGCCGGCGTCGCGCTCGGCGTGCTCGTCGTCGCGAACGCCGCTTCGCTCCTCCTCCTCGCGGCGACGATCGCCTGGATCGCCTTCGGACGGCAGCGCGTCGTACGCGCCGCCCTTTGCCTCGGCTGCGCCGCACTCCTCATCTTGCCGGTCGCGATCCACAACCGGCGTGCGTCAGGGTCGTGGATCCTCGTCACCGACAACGGCGGCGTGACGTTCTGGCAGGGAAACAACCCGGTCGCCACCGGCGTGTACTCGACACCCGAGGGATTCTCCGGCGCGATCGCTGCGCAGCGCGCGGAGTCGGCGGCGCTCGCCTCCGCCGCCGAGGGTCGCGACCTTGGCGCCGCCGAGGTGTCCTCGCACTGGCTTCGCGAGGGGGTGAAGTTCCTCGCGTCCGACATCCCCCACGCCGCGTGGCTCGTCGGGCGGAAGGCGCTGCTCGCGGTCGCGAGCACCGAGCAGCCTCTCGAATATTCGCCGCGGCTCGACGCCAACCCGCTGCGTTTCGTCGTGTTGGTGCCGTTTGCCGTACTTATCGCGCTCGCCGTTGCCGGCATCGGTCCCGCGTGGCGGCAGCGCGCGGCGCATCCCGCCCTCCTCACGATCGGGACCACTTTCGCCACTCTCCTCATCTTCTTCGTCGCATCGCGTTACCGGATGCCGATGGTTCCGGCGCTGGCGATCGTCGGCGGCGCTGGAGCGGTCGCGCTGCGACGGAGAGCTCCGGCCGCGATCGTGACCGCCGTGTGCATCGCATCGCTCTCGTTCCTGTGGTTTCCCTTGTCCGAGCGCGCGCTCGCGCGGGCGCAGGATGCGATGTCGCTCTCGGACCTCGGCACCGCGCTTCGCGAGACCGGACGTCTCGACGACGCGGTGGCGACGTACCGGCGCGCGATCTCGATGGCGCCCGACACCCCCTACTCGCACCTCGATCTCGGCAAGGCGATGGCGCGCGCGGGGCGTTTCGACGAAGCGGCCGCCGAGACGCGCGAGGCGATCCGGCTCGCGCCGGAGATCGGCGAGGCGCACTTCGATCTCGGGGTGCTCCAGTTTCGCGCCAATGACCTCCAAGGCGCGGCACAGTCGTTTGGAGAGGCGTTCCGGCTCTCCCCTACCGATGCGGATGCCGGGGACAACCTCGCGGGGACTTTGCTCAAGCTCGGTCGCGCCGAGGAAGCGCGCGCCATCGTGCTCCAGATGCGAACCCGCGGCCTGGCCGTCGATCCGCCGCTGCTCCGGCTTGTCGGGAAGTAA
- a CDS encoding hydroxyacid dehydrogenase, which yields MGAGPKRVLICDAVAADAIERMRAGGLTVDEKIGMNADQLEEAIGEYDAVVVRSATKIQARHVAAAKRMKVIVRGGVGVDNIDVAAAEAEGIRVLNTPGASSASVAELALALMFALARQVPRADASMKGGAWDKKTFAKGMELEGKTLGILGVGRIGRSLARKAAGIGMVVIGADPALGKTGTIEGLTLLSPDEVYARAELISLHMPRVAGTPAAIGREQLAQMKNGVFLVNCARGGVVDEAALFEALESGKVAGAALDVFETEPPKDLKLIQHPRVIATPHVGASTVEAQARVGMEVAEILLAEF from the coding sequence GTGGGCGCAGGTCCGAAGCGCGTCCTCATCTGCGACGCCGTCGCCGCCGACGCGATCGAACGCATGCGCGCCGGCGGGCTGACGGTCGACGAGAAGATCGGCATGAACGCCGATCAGCTCGAAGAGGCGATCGGCGAGTACGACGCCGTCGTCGTCCGCTCCGCGACGAAGATCCAGGCGCGGCACGTCGCCGCCGCGAAGCGCATGAAGGTCATCGTGCGCGGCGGTGTCGGCGTCGACAACATCGACGTCGCGGCCGCCGAGGCCGAAGGGATCCGCGTCCTGAACACGCCCGGCGCCTCGTCGGCGTCGGTCGCCGAGCTGGCGCTCGCCCTCATGTTCGCGCTCGCGCGGCAGGTCCCGCGCGCCGACGCTTCGATGAAGGGCGGCGCCTGGGACAAGAAGACGTTCGCGAAGGGGATGGAGCTCGAAGGCAAGACCCTCGGCATCCTCGGCGTCGGACGCATCGGCCGCTCGCTCGCGCGCAAGGCCGCCGGCATCGGCATGGTCGTCATCGGCGCCGACCCGGCGCTCGGCAAGACGGGGACGATCGAAGGGTTGACGCTCCTGTCTCCCGACGAGGTCTACGCGCGCGCCGAGCTGATCTCGCTCCACATGCCGCGCGTCGCCGGCACGCCGGCCGCCATCGGACGCGAGCAGCTCGCGCAGATGAAGAACGGCGTCTTCCTCGTCAACTGCGCCCGCGGCGGCGTCGTCGACGAGGCGGCGCTCTTCGAGGCCCTCGAGTCGGGCAAGGTCGCAGGCGCCGCGCTCGACGTCTTCGAGACGGAGCCGCCGAAGGACCTGAAGCTCATCCAGCACCCGCGCGTCATCGCGACCCCGCACGTCGGCGCATCGACGGTCGAGGCGCAAGCGCGCGTCGGCATGGAAGTCGCGGAGATCCTGCTCGCGGAGTTCTAG
- a CDS encoding alanine--glyoxylate aminotransferase family protein, whose protein sequence is MPHKRLFIPGPTEVRTENLAALAKPQIGHRGDEFKDLYGRVIPKLQQLLETKDPVFLFTCSSTGVWEAAIRNCVRERVLCCMQGAFSDRWLKVATSNGKTAVPLQVPWGKAITAEMIDRELAKGGFDAITVVHNETSTGVLNRLDEIAAVLRKYPDVSFLVDAVSSMAGSRIPVDEWRIDVCLAGLQKAFALPAGLTVASVSSRALDKAKTIPNRGYYFDFLDMLKYHERQQTPATPAIPQIQALDAQLDDILAETPAARYARHEGLARIVRDWALRHFAVFAEEGYESPTLTCITNTRGISVAGLNKELGKQWAAISNGYGDLKEKTFRIAHMGDTQEWEIRGLLAVIDRILRH, encoded by the coding sequence ATGCCGCACAAGCGCCTGTTCATTCCGGGGCCGACGGAGGTCCGCACCGAGAACCTCGCCGCGCTCGCGAAGCCGCAGATCGGCCATCGCGGCGACGAGTTCAAGGATCTCTACGGACGTGTGATTCCGAAGCTCCAGCAGCTTCTCGAGACGAAGGATCCGGTCTTCCTCTTCACCTGCTCCTCGACCGGCGTGTGGGAGGCCGCGATCCGCAACTGCGTGCGCGAGCGGGTGCTCTGCTGCATGCAGGGCGCCTTCTCCGACCGCTGGCTCAAGGTCGCCACGTCGAACGGCAAGACCGCGGTTCCCTTGCAGGTGCCGTGGGGGAAGGCGATCACCGCCGAGATGATCGACCGCGAGCTCGCCAAGGGCGGCTTCGACGCGATCACCGTCGTCCACAACGAGACCTCGACCGGGGTGCTGAACCGCCTCGACGAGATCGCGGCGGTCCTCCGCAAGTACCCGGACGTCAGCTTCCTCGTCGACGCCGTCTCCTCGATGGCGGGCTCGAGAATCCCGGTCGACGAGTGGCGGATCGACGTCTGTCTCGCCGGCCTCCAGAAAGCGTTCGCGCTGCCGGCGGGGCTCACCGTCGCGTCGGTCTCGTCGCGCGCGCTCGACAAGGCGAAGACGATCCCGAATCGCGGCTACTACTTCGACTTCCTCGACATGCTCAAGTACCACGAGCGGCAGCAGACGCCCGCGACCCCCGCGATCCCGCAGATCCAGGCGCTCGACGCGCAGCTCGACGACATCCTCGCCGAGACCCCGGCCGCCCGTTACGCGCGGCACGAGGGGCTCGCGCGGATCGTCCGGGACTGGGCGCTGCGGCACTTCGCCGTCTTCGCCGAAGAGGGCTACGAGTCGCCGACGCTCACCTGCATCACGAACACGCGGGGGATCTCGGTCGCCGGCCTCAACAAGGAGCTCGGTAAGCAGTGGGCCGCCATCTCGAACGGGTACGGCGACCTCAAAGAGAAGACCTTCCGCATCGCCCACATGGGCGACACACAGGAGTGGGAAATCCGTGGCCTCCTCGCCGTCATCGATCGGATTCTCCGGCACTAA
- a CDS encoding thioredoxin fold domain-containing protein — MAFGSLFGAIAFGILGPFLGIGFLLSRNPPAMLKGASLIVLGVSVAGGLLIGRPWARWLGVLVGAWFAWIGAGAFLARGSVFPLLVMLASGVAAVFLFVPFTGRVKRDPASSPGPAPRPSTASRVLLGAACAAIAGFVGAFGWAAARTPAPAPIAVGSVPGSPSSPATAGTEPVPAPSPAGGLSWRDFASGIKEAKSGRKLIVADFYATWCGPCKLMEKRTFHDPRVMDRLRDVVPVRVDAEETVDRGGLKGVDLALRYGIEVYPTIVVVDGTGHEVARNTGVMSPDEFLSWLDAVIERAQGGVAAKS; from the coding sequence ATGGCGTTCGGCTCCCTCTTCGGCGCGATCGCATTCGGCATCCTCGGCCCGTTCCTGGGGATCGGGTTCCTGCTCAGCAGAAACCCGCCGGCGATGCTCAAGGGCGCCTCCCTGATCGTCCTCGGCGTCTCGGTCGCCGGCGGCCTCCTGATCGGCCGCCCCTGGGCCCGCTGGCTCGGGGTCCTCGTCGGTGCGTGGTTCGCGTGGATCGGCGCGGGCGCGTTCCTGGCGCGCGGGTCGGTCTTCCCGCTCCTCGTCATGCTCGCCTCGGGCGTGGCCGCCGTCTTCCTCTTCGTCCCGTTCACCGGGCGCGTGAAGCGCGACCCCGCATCGTCGCCGGGTCCGGCGCCGCGCCCCTCGACGGCGAGCCGCGTGCTGCTCGGCGCCGCTTGCGCCGCCATCGCAGGGTTCGTCGGCGCCTTCGGCTGGGCGGCTGCCCGCACGCCGGCGCCGGCGCCGATCGCCGTCGGCAGCGTGCCCGGCTCTCCCTCGTCGCCCGCAACGGCCGGCACGGAGCCGGTGCCCGCGCCGTCGCCGGCCGGGGGTTTGAGCTGGCGCGATTTCGCGTCGGGGATCAAGGAAGCGAAGTCGGGGCGCAAGCTCATCGTCGCCGACTTCTACGCGACGTGGTGCGGGCCCTGCAAGCTCATGGAGAAGCGAACGTTCCACGACCCGCGGGTCATGGATCGCCTGCGCGATGTCGTGCCCGTGCGCGTCGATGCCGAAGAGACGGTCGACCGCGGCGGCTTGAAGGGCGTCGATCTCGCCCTTCGCTACGGGATCGAGGTCTATCCGACGATCGTCGTCGTCGATGGGACCGGTCATGAGGTCGCGCGCAACACCGGCGTCATGAGCCCCGACGAGTTCCTCTCGTGGCTCGACGCGGTCATCGAGCGCGCGCAAGGCGGCGTCGCGGCCAAGTCGTAG
- a CDS encoding M23 family metallopeptidase, whose protein sequence is MSSRRPFVPCLGAWRKGAAFVLAGAATLSDPGVSPHTFARAYAPGEIVRIEVTAAPGTKEVHGTFGTAPVAFVSKDKATWVGWAVIPLDAAPGEITYRVEAGKASATRALTVEAKSFPEQRLTVEEKFVNPPKSVEARIAREKKTLDAIYARRTALPPPGAPFVRPVPGDPTSEFGTKRFFNGEARAPHPGIDLHAGTGTPVLAAGPGKVALAQDLYYSGGTVVIDHGGGLFTIYGHLSKIAAKAGASIRAGESVGLSGATGRVTGPHLHWGARVGGTIFDPRGLLDPALFGSVSPSSTAPAATPGG, encoded by the coding sequence GTGAGCAGCCGACGTCCGTTTGTACCGTGCCTCGGCGCTTGGCGCAAGGGCGCGGCGTTCGTGCTCGCCGGTGCCGCGACGCTGTCCGACCCCGGGGTGTCACCTCACACCTTCGCCCGAGCCTACGCCCCCGGCGAGATCGTCAGGATCGAGGTGACGGCCGCGCCAGGCACGAAGGAGGTCCACGGGACGTTCGGAACGGCTCCCGTCGCCTTCGTTTCCAAGGACAAGGCCACATGGGTCGGCTGGGCGGTCATCCCGCTCGACGCGGCGCCCGGGGAGATCACCTACCGGGTCGAAGCCGGGAAGGCGTCGGCCACGCGCGCGCTCACGGTCGAGGCGAAGAGCTTCCCGGAGCAGCGCCTCACGGTCGAGGAGAAGTTCGTGAACCCGCCCAAGTCGGTCGAGGCACGCATCGCGCGGGAGAAGAAGACGCTCGATGCGATCTACGCGCGCCGCACGGCGCTTCCCCCGCCCGGCGCGCCGTTCGTCCGTCCGGTTCCCGGCGACCCGACCTCGGAGTTCGGGACGAAGCGCTTCTTCAACGGCGAGGCGCGGGCGCCGCATCCGGGGATCGATCTCCACGCCGGCACCGGCACGCCGGTCCTCGCCGCCGGCCCGGGCAAGGTCGCGCTCGCGCAGGATCTCTACTACTCCGGCGGCACCGTCGTCATCGATCACGGCGGCGGCCTCTTCACGATCTACGGTCACCTGTCGAAGATCGCCGCGAAGGCGGGCGCCTCGATCCGCGCCGGGGAGAGCGTCGGCCTCTCGGGCGCGACCGGGCGCGTGACCGGACCGCATCTTCACTGGGGGGCGCGCGTCGGCGGCACGATCTTCGACCCGCGCGGCCTCCTCGATCCGGCGCTCTTCGGGAGCGTCAGTCCCAGCTCCACCGCACCGGCCGCGACTCCAGGCGGGTAA
- a CDS encoding HEXXH motif-containing putative peptide modification protein: MSLDAIGKLVPEDDGTDDALREALARDAAKRLGTALAAWRRIEGRAPARASFAGIEPASGRFRTWLAEVEDLLAIAAAARGRDRSRLVDLVADAGLLARLAPKGRIPPDFRKRAERAVRANLGKLSKIPHGSSEMEIGGLLVERGLAIVDSGPDPAFARRVAKAMALLDAAFPAGAAMVRARTWRVVPVTAWATVSYSSARQPGIAYINVNSSPAIRLAEDLVHETTHIRVHEIEAVGPLVSAKAEDLRFYSPWRREWRPLRGMVHAVCTFTAGAMYFEAVLSSKLKLAPPRRRWLARRLLEERASVAMVMPALREAGRKGWLTPAGRRLVAAAEREHRALARAATRRRASLNRADLEALDRLVTRLESRPVRWSWD, from the coding sequence GTGAGCCTCGACGCCATCGGCAAACTCGTCCCTGAGGACGACGGCACCGATGACGCACTCCGCGAAGCGCTCGCACGCGACGCGGCGAAGCGTCTCGGTACTGCCCTCGCCGCGTGGAGACGGATCGAAGGCCGGGCTCCCGCGCGTGCCTCGTTTGCCGGGATCGAGCCGGCGTCGGGGCGGTTCCGCACCTGGCTTGCGGAGGTCGAGGACCTGCTCGCGATCGCGGCGGCCGCGCGGGGCCGCGACCGCTCGCGCCTCGTGGATCTCGTCGCCGACGCCGGGCTCCTCGCGCGGCTGGCGCCGAAGGGGCGTATCCCGCCGGATTTCCGGAAGCGTGCCGAGCGAGCCGTCCGCGCGAACCTCGGGAAGCTCTCGAAAATTCCTCATGGATCGTCGGAGATGGAGATCGGCGGCCTTCTCGTCGAGCGCGGGCTCGCGATCGTCGATTCCGGGCCCGACCCGGCGTTCGCGCGCCGGGTGGCGAAGGCGATGGCCCTGCTCGACGCCGCGTTTCCCGCCGGCGCCGCGATGGTCCGCGCGCGCACCTGGAGGGTCGTTCCGGTGACCGCGTGGGCGACGGTGTCATATTCGTCCGCGCGGCAGCCCGGGATCGCCTACATCAACGTCAACAGCAGTCCCGCGATCCGCCTCGCCGAGGACCTCGTCCACGAGACGACCCACATCCGCGTCCACGAGATCGAGGCGGTGGGCCCGCTCGTCTCGGCGAAAGCCGAGGATCTACGCTTCTACTCGCCGTGGCGGCGAGAATGGCGGCCGCTCCGGGGAATGGTCCACGCCGTCTGCACCTTCACCGCAGGCGCGATGTACTTCGAGGCGGTCCTCTCTTCGAAGTTGAAGCTCGCCCCGCCGCGCCGCCGTTGGCTCGCGCGGCGCCTCCTCGAGGAGCGGGCGAGCGTCGCGATGGTGATGCCGGCTCTTCGTGAAGCCGGCCGCAAGGGCTGGCTCACACCGGCGGGGCGGCGTCTCGTCGCGGCCGCCGAGCGGGAGCATCGCGCGCTCGCTCGTGCGGCCACGAGACGTCGCGCGTCGCTCAACCGAGCGGATCTCGAGGCGCTCGACCGGCTGGTTACCCGCCTGGAGTCGCGGCCGGTGCGGTGGAGCTGGGACTGA
- a CDS encoding pyridoxal phosphate-dependent aminotransferase: protein MLSTLSISKRSRELGTENAFVVLGEVAKLQAEGKSIVSFCIGQPDFPTPDHIRLAGIKAITEGKTGYTPSPGIPELREAVAKAFTRTRGVTVTPDEVVCGCGGKPFIGYTILSVIDPGEGHEVVYPNPGFPIYEAQIKAHGGVPVPLPLREARGFNFDLDELKKKINAKTRLLILCSPGNPTGNLLSENELKEIAKICSQYENLWIYSDEVYSGLVYDGVFKSIAAMPGMKERTIIADSASKTYSMTGWRIGYAANGALAPVFTRWVTNTDSCPPHPNQWAAVEALNASQATSESMRDVFLERRDRIVKGLNALTGFTCQSPGGAFYVWPNVTEACKRVGAASSEEFRKRLLHEAGVAVLADIHFGTPVQGEGQHIRFSYASSFQAIDDGLSRIADFMKKAAR, encoded by the coding sequence ATGCTTTCCACGCTGTCCATCTCGAAGAGGTCCCGCGAGCTCGGCACGGAGAACGCCTTCGTCGTCCTGGGCGAGGTGGCGAAGCTTCAGGCCGAGGGCAAGAGCATCGTCTCCTTCTGCATCGGCCAGCCGGACTTTCCCACCCCCGATCACATCCGCCTCGCCGGGATCAAGGCGATCACCGAGGGGAAGACCGGCTACACGCCCTCTCCCGGCATCCCCGAGCTGCGCGAGGCGGTCGCGAAGGCGTTCACGCGGACGCGCGGCGTGACGGTGACCCCCGACGAGGTCGTCTGCGGCTGCGGCGGCAAGCCGTTCATCGGCTACACGATCCTCTCGGTCATCGATCCGGGCGAAGGGCACGAGGTCGTCTATCCGAACCCCGGCTTCCCGATCTACGAGGCGCAGATCAAGGCGCACGGCGGCGTTCCGGTTCCCTTGCCGCTCCGCGAGGCGCGCGGCTTCAACTTCGACCTCGACGAGCTGAAGAAGAAGATCAACGCGAAGACGCGCCTCCTCATCCTCTGCAGCCCGGGTAACCCGACGGGGAACCTGCTCTCGGAGAACGAGCTCAAGGAGATCGCCAAGATCTGCTCCCAGTACGAGAACCTCTGGATCTACTCCGACGAGGTCTACTCGGGGCTGGTGTACGACGGCGTCTTCAAGTCGATCGCGGCGATGCCGGGGATGAAGGAGCGGACGATCATCGCCGACTCCGCGTCGAAGACGTACTCGATGACCGGCTGGCGCATCGGCTACGCGGCGAACGGCGCGCTGGCGCCGGTCTTCACCCGCTGGGTGACGAACACCGACTCGTGCCCGCCGCACCCGAATCAGTGGGCGGCGGTCGAGGCCCTGAACGCTTCGCAGGCGACCTCCGAAAGCATGCGCGACGTCTTCCTCGAGCGGCGCGATCGCATCGTGAAGGGGTTGAACGCGCTGACGGGCTTCACCTGCCAGTCGCCGGGCGGCGCCTTCTACGTCTGGCCGAACGTCACCGAGGCGTGCAAGCGCGTCGGCGCCGCGTCGAGCGAGGAGTTCCGGAAACGCCTCCTCCATGAGGCCGGCGTCGCGGTCCTCGCCGACATCCACTTCGGCACGCCGGTGCAGGGCGAAGGGCAGCACATCCGGTTCTCCTACGCGTCGTCGTTCCAGGCGATCGACGACGGCCTCTCGCGGATCGCCGACTTCATGAAGAAGGCGGCACGGTGA
- a CDS encoding PDZ domain-containing protein has protein sequence MRDETMSRSWKAAVLASVAGMGVLAFGLFLAIGKDTLADDESGKVKVYESNGDDGVKVIRVVSGDGPEAQAEMAYEDALSGDEGKGGYLGIDSREYTKSDDGGAYVQMVIDGSPADKAGVKEGDVIVGFNGEVVRGPGKLTEKIHAAKPGDKIKLDVKRDGKPVSLQVTIGDRPKPMVWSWNGKTTDWGALSEDQQKAVEKSLKELDKTMPQLRQMGKFKVGPGGRHYLLGFNNKPLLGVEMVETTPELRETLGGTKDSGVLIGKVLPGSAAEKAGLRVGDLVLSIDGTKVADSGDLMDAIRDREGKTIDMDVVRDHKSMHFKANLPKTDEQEDPPTGPRASRLAPLSRKGLGLGVGHGLGTLTTALRGLLSV, from the coding sequence ATGAGAGACGAGACGATGAGCCGTTCGTGGAAGGCCGCGGTGCTGGCTTCGGTGGCCGGAATGGGTGTCCTGGCGTTCGGGCTGTTCCTGGCGATCGGCAAGGACACGCTCGCGGACGACGAGAGCGGCAAAGTCAAGGTCTACGAGTCGAACGGCGACGACGGCGTCAAGGTGATCCGCGTCGTGTCGGGCGACGGCCCGGAGGCCCAAGCGGAGATGGCGTACGAGGATGCGCTGAGCGGCGACGAGGGCAAGGGCGGCTACCTCGGGATCGACAGCCGCGAGTACACGAAGAGCGACGACGGCGGCGCGTACGTCCAGATGGTCATCGACGGCTCGCCCGCGGACAAGGCCGGCGTCAAGGAGGGCGACGTCATCGTCGGGTTCAACGGCGAAGTCGTCCGGGGCCCCGGCAAGCTCACCGAGAAGATCCACGCGGCGAAGCCGGGCGACAAGATCAAGCTCGACGTGAAGCGCGACGGCAAGCCGGTCTCGCTCCAGGTCACGATAGGCGATCGGCCCAAGCCGATGGTCTGGAGCTGGAACGGGAAGACGACCGATTGGGGCGCCCTGAGCGAGGACCAGCAGAAGGCGGTGGAGAAGAGCCTGAAGGAACTCGACAAGACGATGCCCCAGCTCCGCCAGATGGGGAAGTTCAAGGTCGGTCCCGGTGGGCGCCACTACCTCCTCGGCTTCAACAACAAGCCGCTCCTCGGCGTCGAGATGGTCGAGACGACCCCGGAGCTTCGCGAGACGCTCGGCGGCACGAAGGACTCCGGCGTCCTCATCGGCAAGGTGCTCCCCGGCAGCGCCGCGGAGAAAGCCGGCCTACGCGTGGGTGATCTCGTCCTCTCGATCGACGGCACGAAGGTCGCCGACTCGGGCGATCTCATGGACGCGATCCGAGACCGCGAGGGGAAGACGATCGACATGGACGTCGTGCGAGACCACAAGTCGATGCATTTCAAGGCGAACCTGCCGAAGACCGACGAGCAGGAAGACCCGCCAACGGGCCCCCGGGCCTCGAGGCTGGCGCCCCTGAGCCGAAAGGGCCTGGGCCTGGGCGTGGGCCACGGTCTGGGAACGCTCACGACCGCGCTTCGAGGGCTTCTCAGCGTCTGA
- a CDS encoding SDR family oxidoreductase: MSDALSLHGRVALITGGGTGLGLAVASSLARRGAAAVIASRSPEHLEEGRRVLAAAGAKVAAHVCDVRDAHAVRRLVREVDETEGGIDILVNNAAGNFVRPAEALPEKAFANVVDIVLNGTFNATRAAGRSMIARGRRGVVLNVVATYAWTGGPGTIHSACAKAGVLAMTRTLAVEWARHGIRVVAIAPGPFESKGAADRLWPSSELEERVKRSIPLKRFATREEVAEAAAWLVSDAASYVTGECLTMDGGAWLGRGILGDDEPVPSVRRRR; this comes from the coding sequence ATGTCCGACGCACTTTCGCTTCACGGCCGGGTCGCCCTGATCACAGGAGGTGGCACCGGCCTCGGTCTGGCGGTGGCGTCCTCCCTCGCCCGGCGCGGCGCGGCGGCCGTGATCGCGAGCCGCTCTCCGGAGCATCTCGAGGAAGGGCGGCGGGTGCTGGCCGCGGCCGGGGCGAAGGTCGCCGCCCACGTCTGCGACGTGCGCGATGCCCACGCGGTCCGCCGCCTCGTCCGCGAGGTCGACGAGACGGAGGGCGGGATCGACATCCTCGTCAACAACGCGGCCGGCAACTTCGTGCGCCCCGCCGAGGCGCTCCCCGAGAAGGCGTTCGCGAACGTCGTCGACATCGTCCTCAACGGGACGTTCAACGCCACGCGCGCCGCCGGGCGGTCGATGATCGCGCGCGGCCGGCGGGGAGTCGTTCTCAACGTCGTCGCCACCTACGCGTGGACCGGGGGCCCCGGAACGATCCACTCCGCCTGCGCGAAGGCGGGGGTGCTCGCGATGACGCGCACGCTGGCCGTCGAGTGGGCGCGTCACGGGATCCGTGTCGTCGCGATCGCACCGGGCCCGTTCGAGTCGAAGGGCGCGGCCGACCGCCTCTGGCCCTCGTCCGAGCTGGAGGAGCGCGTGAAGCGCTCGATTCCCCTGAAGCGCTTCGCGACGCGAGAGGAGGTCGCCGAGGCCGCCGCCTGGCTCGTCTCGGACGCCGCGTCGTACGTGACCGGAGAATGCTTGACGATGGACGGCGGCGCGTGGCTCGGGCGCGGCATCCTCGGCGACGACGAGCCGGTCCCTTCCGTGAGGCGCCGGCGTTGA